In Rhizobium sp. ZPR4, a genomic segment contains:
- a CDS encoding UDP-N-acetylmuramoyl-L-alanyl-D-glutamate--2,6-diaminopimelate ligase, giving the protein MNLRDIAGNAFPELNTHIGGALGDLEISGISADSRKVAPGMAFVAVAGTKADGASFIADAVSRGASVIVAGHEANAGNVPVLQVSEPRRFLAVAAARFYGRQPETMVAVTGTAGKTSVASFTRQIWAYAGHPAAMIGTTGVVSPTRNEYGALTTPDPVSLHKLLAELADEGVTHAAMEASSHGLDQFRLDGVKLAAAGFTNLGRDHMDYHPTVEDYMAAKMRLFRDLLPKGSPTVIFADDAWSPQAIAAARDAGQDVRTVGRKGDFLALKRVEHFRHKQIAEVHVGDDIFEVHIPLAGDFQIANALVAAGLAISTGVAASVAMAALEKLVGASGRLELVGHTHDGALAYVDYAHKPDALENVLNSVRPFTTGRVIVVFGCGGDRDRGKRPIMGEIACRLADVVVVTDDNPRSEDPATIRAEIMAAAACATEIGDRAEAIRKAVGLLKSGDTLIVAGKGHEEGQTIGGVTLPFSDHAELRKALEELKS; this is encoded by the coding sequence ATGAACTTGCGGGATATTGCCGGGAATGCGTTTCCGGAACTCAACACACATATTGGCGGGGCGCTTGGCGATCTTGAGATAAGCGGGATCTCTGCCGACAGCCGCAAGGTGGCGCCAGGCATGGCATTTGTCGCCGTTGCCGGCACGAAGGCCGATGGCGCAAGTTTCATCGCCGACGCTGTTTCGCGCGGTGCCTCCGTCATCGTTGCGGGTCATGAGGCCAACGCCGGTAATGTGCCCGTCTTGCAGGTCTCCGAGCCACGCCGGTTCCTCGCTGTCGCCGCTGCACGTTTCTACGGACGGCAGCCGGAAACGATGGTGGCTGTGACGGGAACTGCGGGCAAGACCTCGGTTGCTTCCTTCACACGGCAAATCTGGGCCTATGCCGGCCACCCCGCCGCCATGATCGGCACGACCGGCGTCGTTTCGCCGACCCGCAACGAATATGGTGCGTTGACGACGCCCGATCCGGTGTCGCTGCACAAGCTGCTGGCCGAGCTTGCCGACGAGGGTGTCACGCATGCGGCCATGGAAGCATCCAGCCATGGCCTCGACCAGTTTCGGCTTGATGGCGTGAAGCTTGCCGCCGCCGGCTTCACCAATCTTGGCCGCGATCACATGGATTATCATCCGACGGTCGAGGATTATATGGCCGCCAAGATGCGGCTATTCCGCGACTTGCTGCCGAAGGGCTCGCCGACCGTTATCTTTGCCGATGACGCGTGGTCCCCTCAGGCAATTGCTGCTGCCCGCGATGCGGGGCAGGATGTCCGCACAGTCGGGCGCAAGGGCGATTTCCTTGCGTTGAAGCGCGTCGAGCACTTCCGGCACAAGCAGATCGCCGAAGTGCATGTCGGTGACGACATCTTCGAAGTTCATATCCCGCTTGCCGGAGATTTCCAGATCGCCAATGCGCTTGTCGCTGCCGGTCTCGCAATCTCGACCGGCGTTGCCGCATCGGTCGCCATGGCGGCACTGGAGAAGCTTGTCGGTGCATCCGGTCGCCTGGAGCTCGTCGGTCATACGCATGACGGCGCGCTTGCCTATGTTGACTATGCCCACAAGCCGGATGCGCTTGAAAACGTCCTGAATTCGGTGCGGCCGTTCACGACGGGGCGCGTCATCGTCGTTTTCGGCTGCGGTGGGGATCGCGATCGTGGCAAACGTCCGATCATGGGCGAAATAGCCTGCCGTCTTGCCGATGTCGTCGTTGTCACCGACGACAATCCGCGCTCCGAGGATCCGGCAACGATCCGCGCGGAGATCATGGCGGCTGCCGCCTGCGCGACGGAGATCGGCGATCGCGCCGAAGCGATCCGCAAGGCAGTCGGACTGCTGAAATCCGGCGATACGCTGATCGTCGCCGGCAAGGGGCATGAGGAAGGTCAGACGATCGGCGGCGTGACGCTGCCGTTCTCCGACCATGCCGAATTGCGCAAAGCATTGGAGGAACTGAAGTCTTGA